A region from the Melospiza georgiana isolate bMelGeo1 chromosome 10, bMelGeo1.pri, whole genome shotgun sequence genome encodes:
- the PTX3 gene encoding pentraxin-related protein PTX3: MLPRELLSLLTLLCAFRLSASVVDEDDDYELMYVNLDNEIEGPAPAAEEAASCDCQREHSKWDKLFIMLENSQMKENMMLQALDELPRLELQTLRAELSQLATTLAGTVTTVTSRVASQVEQALLRSRDQAEQARRLQESEQGKVLEHVLQLSHNVSARLGWLESAWRGRAEEQARHTALQQDKQHGSRGDSPILSSLWKELQQTRAELRASQQWAAQHLLPAGCETAILFPMRSRKIFGSVHPTSAMTLSSFTACIWLKVTEALDKTIVFSYGTRFNPYEIQLYLSRASAVLAVGSAQHKLAATNVVVPGKWLHLCGSWSSENGSASLWAQGELAASAWHVAGAHTIPDGGILQLGQEKNGCCVGGGFDEALAFSGKLTGFNLWDRVLSPAEVTAQSTGDTCGTRGNVVGWGVTEVLPYGGAQYVS; encoded by the exons ATGCTGCCCCGagagctcctgtccctgctcacgctgctctgtgctttcaGACTTTCTGCCTCTGTGGTGGATGAAGACGACGACTACGAGCTCATGTACGTGAATCTGGATAACGAAATCGAAGGTCCAGCCCCTGCGGCTGAGGAAG CTGCTTCGTGCGACTGCCAGCGGGAGCACAGCAAGTGGGACAAGCTGTTCATCATGCTGGAGAACTCGCAGATGAAGGAGAACATgatgctgcaggctctggatgagctgcccaggctggagctgcagacgctgagggcagagctgagccagctggccaccACCCTGGCGGGCACTGTCACCACCGTCACCTCGCGCGTGGCGTCCCAGGTGGAGCAGGCgctgctgaggagcagggacCAGGCTGAGCAGGCCCGGAGGCTGCAGGAGTCGGAGCAAGGGAAGGTTCTGGAGCAcgtcctgcagctgagccacaaCGTGTCGGcgaggctgggctggctggagaGCGCCTGGCGCGGCAGGGCCGAGGAGCAGGCAcggcacacagccctgcagcaggacaaacagcatggcagcagaggggacagccccATCCTGAGCTCCCtgtggaaggagctgcagcagaccCGGGCTGAGCTGAGGGCGTCACAGCAATGGGCAGCTCAgcacctgctgccagcag GCTGCGAAACCGCAATCCTGTTCCCCATGCGCTCCAGGAAGATCTTTGGCAGCGTGCACCCGACCTCTGCCATGACCCTGAGCTCCTTCACCGCCTGCATCTGGCTCAAGGTGACCGAGGCCCTGGACAAAACCATCGTGTTCTCCTACGGAACCAGGTTCAACCCCTACGAGATCCAGCTGTACCTGAGCCGCGCCTCGGCCGTGCTGGCCGTGGGCAGCGCCCAGCACAAGCTGGCTGCCACCAACGTGGTGGTTCCTGGCAAGTGGCTGCACCTGTGCGGCTCCTGGAGCTCGGAGAACGGATCTGCGTcgctgtgggcacagggggaGCTGGCAGCCAGCGCCTGGCACGTGGCTGGGGCTCACACCATCCCCGACGGGGGCAtcctgcagctgggccaggagAAGAACGGCTGCTGCGTGGGAGGAGGCTTTGATGAAGCTCTGGCCTTCTCGGGGAAGCTGACTGGCTTTAACCTGTGGGACAGAGTGCTCAGCCCCGCCGAGGTGACAGCCCAGAGCACGGGGGACACCTGTGGCACCCGGGGCAACGTGGTGGGCTGGGGGGTGACCGAGGTGCTGCCCTACGGAGGGGCCCAGTACGTGTCCTAA